One Rhodoferax ferrireducens T118 DNA segment encodes these proteins:
- a CDS encoding aspartate ammonia-lyase translates to MSTRIEKDFLGEKELPDSAYYGVQTLRGKENFHITGIPMSNEPYFVKAFGYVKKAAALANRDLGVLDAKIANAIVSACDRLIAGEMCDQFVTDFIQGGAGTSTNMNANEVIANLALEHLGHKKGEYQYCNPNDHVNFGQSTNDVYPTAFRLALILRLNSYMDALGQLQEAFFAKGREFQNVLKMGRTHLQDAVPMSLGQEFHGWGTTMGEEVQRIAEVRQFLHEVNLGATAIGTMVTAAPGYPELAIKYLSEVTGCTFILAGDLVEATSDTGAYVLLSGVLKRTSSKLTKICNDLRLLASGPRCGFNELNLPQMQPGSSIMPGKVNPVIPEVVNQTSFLVIGLDLTVTLAASAGQLQLNVMEPVITFALFTSISTMENAVNSLNVNCVQGITANVEHMHSRVLNSLGIITVLKPSLGYKLCGEIAREGYESGKSLHDIVVKERKLMTQQRWDEMFSFENLISPKFEQ, encoded by the coding sequence ATGAGCACTCGAATCGAAAAAGACTTTCTGGGCGAAAAAGAACTGCCCGACAGTGCCTACTATGGCGTGCAAACACTGCGCGGAAAGGAAAACTTCCACATCACCGGCATCCCGATGTCGAACGAGCCGTACTTCGTCAAAGCGTTCGGCTACGTGAAGAAGGCTGCCGCACTGGCCAATCGCGATCTTGGCGTGCTGGATGCCAAGATCGCCAATGCCATCGTTAGCGCCTGCGACCGTTTGATTGCCGGGGAAATGTGCGACCAGTTCGTCACCGACTTCATCCAGGGTGGCGCTGGCACATCGACGAACATGAACGCCAATGAGGTGATCGCCAACCTGGCGCTTGAGCACCTCGGCCACAAGAAGGGCGAGTACCAATACTGCAACCCCAACGATCATGTGAACTTCGGGCAATCGACCAACGATGTCTATCCGACCGCCTTTCGACTGGCCTTGATCCTGCGGCTGAACAGCTATATGGACGCGCTGGGACAACTGCAAGAGGCCTTCTTCGCCAAGGGGCGGGAGTTCCAGAACGTGCTGAAAATGGGCCGAACCCACCTGCAGGACGCAGTCCCCATGTCGTTGGGCCAGGAATTCCATGGCTGGGGCACGACCATGGGCGAGGAAGTGCAACGCATTGCCGAGGTTCGCCAGTTTCTGCATGAAGTCAACTTGGGCGCGACCGCCATTGGCACCATGGTGACGGCAGCGCCAGGCTATCCGGAGCTGGCCATCAAATACCTGTCCGAGGTGACCGGTTGCACCTTCATCCTGGCGGGCGATCTGGTCGAGGCGACATCCGACACGGGCGCCTACGTGCTGCTTTCCGGTGTCCTGAAACGGACCTCGTCGAAGCTCACCAAGATCTGCAACGACCTGCGCCTGCTGGCCTCCGGTCCGCGTTGCGGCTTCAATGAGCTCAACCTGCCGCAGATGCAGCCGGGCAGTTCGATCATGCCGGGCAAGGTCAATCCGGTGATTCCAGAGGTCGTCAACCAGACCAGCTTCCTGGTCATCGGCCTTGACCTCACGGTGACGCTGGCCGCGTCGGCGGGGCAGCTGCAGTTGAACGTGATGGAGCCTGTCATCACGTTCGCCCTGTTCACGTCGATCTCCACCATGGAAAACGCCGTCAACAGCCTGAACGTCAACTGCGTCCAGGGCATCACCGCCAATGTGGAACACATGCACAGCAGGGTGTTGAACTCGCTCGGCATCATCACGGTGCTCAAGCCCTCGCTGGGCTACAAGCTGTGCGGGGAGATCGCGCGTGAGGGCTACGAGAGCGGGAAATCATTGCACGACATCGTCGTCAAGGAGCGAAAACTGATGACACAGCAACGCTGGGATGAGATGTTTTCGTTCGAGAACCTGATCAGTCCGAAGTTCGAGCAATAG
- a CDS encoding PEP-CTERM sorting domain-containing protein, producing the protein MKLKRFLPVAIVAFAASFAANATSLLLPPANEITVGTYGDFSVYSLDLLQKCAAAGDPRCLPSGPYPVQSSPGQINSQLIIYRNSNGTQVDNYSSPTGPFVGQLPAVVKVDDPFDAPTGSGVTAFNMTAANEPATTWAGGSDIVGRWDASLSSVLAYLTHGTIRSDLVFLFDNNQQGTDLTQQQFIWAELKILDAAGNPTGTCYELNSNLNSGFLGHCGDTPGDPLFTAFDQPTDYVSTVGRFCVDFTTGAAYNQGAANQAACNPGDYFVSNNLGASNAEFAAYVGELNNNLEAWAAAGYFMSVDFKMRALNDGGEQLFICDFCALTPGNFIPEPNSLALVGLALFAVAGLARRRRN; encoded by the coding sequence ATGAAACTCAAGAGGTTTTTACCGGTAGCCATTGTGGCTTTTGCGGCGAGTTTTGCCGCCAATGCAACCAGTTTGTTGCTGCCGCCGGCGAACGAAATAACGGTCGGCACGTACGGTGATTTCTCCGTTTACTCGCTCGATCTGCTGCAGAAATGTGCCGCCGCCGGTGACCCACGCTGCCTGCCCAGTGGCCCTTACCCGGTGCAGTCGAGCCCGGGCCAGATCAACAGCCAGCTGATCATCTACAGAAACTCCAACGGGACGCAGGTCGATAATTACAGCAGTCCGACCGGCCCGTTTGTCGGCCAGTTGCCAGCGGTTGTCAAGGTGGACGACCCGTTCGACGCGCCCACGGGCAGTGGCGTCACGGCGTTCAACATGACCGCGGCCAATGAACCGGCGACGACATGGGCGGGCGGATCCGACATCGTTGGCCGCTGGGACGCGAGCCTGTCATCGGTACTCGCTTATCTCACCCACGGAACGATACGCAGCGACCTGGTCTTCCTGTTCGACAACAACCAGCAGGGAACGGACCTTACCCAGCAGCAGTTCATCTGGGCCGAACTCAAAATTCTGGATGCCGCTGGCAATCCAACCGGCACCTGCTATGAGTTGAACTCGAATTTGAACTCGGGCTTTTTGGGTCATTGCGGTGACACCCCCGGCGACCCGCTGTTCACGGCCTTCGACCAACCCACTGATTACGTCAGCACGGTCGGTCGTTTCTGCGTTGACTTCACAACCGGCGCGGCCTACAACCAGGGCGCAGCCAATCAGGCTGCCTGCAATCCCGGGGACTACTTCGTGAGCAACAACCTGGGCGCCAGCAATGCCGAGTTCGCGGCCTATGTGGGTGAGCTCAACAACAACCTGGAGGCCTGGGCGGCAGCTGGTTACTTCATGTCGGTCGATTTCAAGATGCGCGCGCTGAACGACGGTGGTGAGCAGCTCTTTATCTGCGACTTTTGCGCGCTGACGCCGGGGAACTTCATTCCGGAGCCTAATTCGCTCGCACTCGTTGGACTGGCCCTGTTTGCTGTCGCGGGCTTGGCACGCCGCCGCAGGAACTGA
- a CDS encoding molybdopterin-dependent oxidoreductase — translation MTDTTHYRICPLCEACCGLEIKVQDGVVTSIKGDARDVLSQGYICPKAVALKDLHDDPDRLRTPLIKRNGRHVAATWTQAFAEIARRLPPLQAQHGRQAVAVAVGNPTVHKYGLLTYFPKLARALGTRNVFSASSLDQVPKQLACGLMFGHWMTVPLPDITRTQLLLVIGANPLASNGSMWTVPDFRGKAKDLQARGGRLVVIDPRCTETAAVADAHHFIRPGADVFLLAAMVNTLFARQWVRLGAVADWVSGVDAVQQAVAAFTPEAVAARCGMTADTIVELTGELAHTERAAVYGRIGTCTQTFGTLASWLVDVLNILTGHLDVPGGAMFTKAAAFASNTSGASGSGRGVATGRHHSRVSGAPEVMGELPMTCLAEEIETPGTDQVRALITVATNPVISAPNGARLAQALEALDFMVSVDIYLNETTRHADVVLPGVSPLQDEHFDVSFPQLSWRNHARYSRPVLPAEDRPSEWQILLKLAAIVQGHGADVDVNALDDAQFAQDTQRQFGAQAAAVMDATQNLRGPQRLLDVALRTGPYGDAFGLKPDGLTLAKVIAASGSGGMDLGELQPRVPELLRTPSGKIELAPPLLLADLPRAWADLHSKAPDLVIIGRRDVRSNNSWMHNLPTLAKGPFRCTALVHPFDAARLHLTEGALARISNGAGSIEAQVQISTDMMPGVVSLPHGWGHDLPGAQLSLAAQRPGANLNALLDDQARDPLSGNAVLSGVAISMMAMA, via the coding sequence ATGACGGACACTACCCATTACCGAATTTGCCCCCTGTGCGAAGCCTGCTGCGGGCTGGAGATCAAGGTACAGGACGGTGTTGTGACCAGCATCAAGGGGGACGCCCGCGATGTGCTCAGCCAGGGCTATATCTGCCCCAAAGCGGTGGCACTCAAAGACCTGCATGACGACCCGGACCGGCTGCGCACGCCGCTGATCAAGCGCAACGGCCGGCATGTGGCCGCCACTTGGACGCAAGCCTTTGCCGAGATTGCGCGCCGCCTGCCGCCATTGCAGGCCCAGCACGGCCGCCAGGCGGTTGCCGTGGCGGTGGGCAACCCGACGGTGCACAAATACGGCTTGCTGACTTACTTCCCCAAGCTGGCCCGCGCTTTGGGCACGCGCAACGTGTTTTCAGCCTCCAGCCTGGACCAGGTGCCCAAGCAACTGGCCTGCGGCTTGATGTTTGGCCACTGGATGACGGTGCCGCTGCCCGACATCACGCGCACCCAGTTGCTGCTGGTGATCGGTGCCAACCCGCTGGCCAGCAACGGCAGCATGTGGACCGTGCCCGACTTTCGCGGCAAAGCCAAAGACCTGCAGGCCCGTGGTGGCCGCCTGGTGGTGATTGACCCCAGGTGCACCGAGACCGCCGCCGTGGCCGATGCGCACCACTTCATTCGCCCCGGTGCCGACGTGTTTTTGCTGGCGGCCATGGTGAACACCCTGTTTGCCAGGCAATGGGTGCGATTGGGCGCGGTGGCTGACTGGGTGAGTGGCGTTGATGCGGTGCAGCAAGCGGTGGCTGCTTTCACGCCTGAGGCGGTGGCCGCGCGCTGCGGCATGACGGCTGACACCATTGTTGAATTGACGGGTGAGCTGGCGCACACCGAGCGCGCCGCCGTCTATGGCCGCATCGGCACCTGCACACAAACCTTTGGCACGCTGGCGAGCTGGCTGGTGGATGTGCTCAACATCCTCACCGGCCATCTGGATGTGCCGGGCGGCGCCATGTTCACCAAAGCCGCCGCGTTTGCCAGCAACACGTCGGGTGCCAGCGGCAGCGGGCGCGGCGTGGCCACGGGACGCCATCACTCGCGCGTGAGCGGCGCGCCCGAGGTGATGGGTGAGCTGCCCATGACCTGCCTGGCTGAAGAAATCGAGACCCCCGGCACCGATCAAGTCCGCGCCCTGATCACGGTGGCGACCAACCCGGTGATCTCGGCGCCCAACGGGGCGCGTCTGGCCCAGGCGTTGGAGGCGCTGGACTTCATGGTCAGTGTGGACATTTACCTGAACGAGACCACGCGCCATGCGGACGTTGTTTTGCCGGGCGTATCGCCCCTGCAGGACGAGCACTTTGACGTGTCATTCCCCCAGTTGTCGTGGCGCAACCACGCCCGCTACAGCCGACCGGTGCTGCCGGCCGAGGATCGGCCCTCCGAGTGGCAAATCCTGCTCAAGCTGGCCGCCATCGTGCAAGGTCATGGTGCCGACGTGGATGTGAATGCTTTGGATGACGCGCAGTTTGCGCAAGATACACAGCGTCAGTTCGGTGCACAAGCCGCTGCGGTGATGGACGCCACCCAAAACCTGCGCGGGCCCCAACGCCTGCTCGATGTGGCCTTGCGCACCGGCCCCTATGGCGACGCCTTTGGCCTGAAACCCGATGGCTTGACCCTGGCCAAGGTGATTGCGGCCAGCGGCAGCGGCGGCATGGACCTGGGCGAGTTGCAGCCGCGTGTGCCGGAGCTGTTGCGCACCCCCAGCGGCAAGATTGAGTTGGCCCCGCCCCTGCTGCTGGCCGACCTGCCGCGTGCCTGGGCCGACCTGCACAGCAAGGCGCCAGATCTGGTCATCATCGGCCGGCGCGATGTGCGCAGCAACAACAGCTGGATGCACAACCTGCCCACCCTGGCCAAGGGGCCGTTTCGGTGTACCGCCCTGGTGCACCCGTTTGATGCGGCGCGCCTGCACCTCACAGAAGGAGCGTTGGCGCGCATCAGCAACGGCGCGGGCAGCATTGAGGCGCAGGTGCAAATCAGCACCGACATGATGCCCGGCGTGGTCAGCCTGCCGCACGGCTGGGGCCACGACTTGCCCGGTGCGCAATTGAGCCTGGCCGCCCAGCGCCCCGGTGCCAACCTGAATGCGCTGCTGGATGATCAGGCGCGCGACCCGCTCTCCGGCAATGCCGTGTTGAGCGGGGTGGCGATCAGCATGATGGCAATGGCTTGA
- a CDS encoding HPF/RaiA family ribosome-associated protein — translation MLPRTMKPDASKGDKMKLPVHIQFHDMEPSDALEASAREHAHRLESFAPDIMACHVHIDLEQKHKHQGRPFGVRIDVTLPGHELVVNRVQNEDVYVALRDAFDHMKRQLEDVVRKRRRQEKQHALALHGELVRLDDAGGFGFIRTPAGDEYYFSRDNVAGTPFEHLQIGSAVQFIPEAGDEGFQAKRVSLGKHGMGEPPAE, via the coding sequence GTGCTGCCCCGCACAATGAAACCGGATGCCAGCAAAGGGGACAAGATGAAGCTTCCGGTTCACATTCAATTTCACGACATGGAGCCTTCCGACGCGCTTGAGGCAAGCGCGCGTGAACATGCGCACAGGCTCGAATCCTTCGCCCCCGACATCATGGCTTGCCATGTCCATATCGACCTGGAACAGAAGCACAAACATCAGGGCCGCCCTTTCGGTGTGCGCATCGACGTCACGCTGCCGGGCCACGAACTGGTGGTGAACCGGGTCCAAAACGAAGACGTATACGTGGCGCTGCGCGATGCTTTCGACCACATGAAACGCCAGCTTGAGGACGTCGTGCGCAAGCGCAGGAGGCAGGAGAAGCAGCACGCACTGGCGCTGCATGGCGAGCTCGTGCGCCTGGACGATGCCGGGGGGTTTGGTTTCATCCGTACACCTGCTGGCGACGAGTATTACTTCAGCCGCGACAACGTGGCGGGTACGCCGTTTGAGCACCTGCAGATTGGCAGCGCCGTGCAGTTCATTCCCGAAGCGGGTGATGAAGGATTCCAGGCCAAGCGCGTGAGTCTGGGCAAGCATGGCATGGGTGAACCGCCAGCCGAATGA
- a CDS encoding CBS domain-containing protein, translated as MGERLTTGEICTRSVTIAFKQTPLNGAARLMRENHVGCLVVVDEVGGKRIVVGVLTDRDIVTAVVASDLDPSTLQVEDVMSTDLVTAREDDSLIDLMHSMRRKGVRRVPVVGEQDELMGVVTLDDVLDILAQELGLLVAAIDSEGRRERQIRK; from the coding sequence ATGGGTGAACGTTTAACCACAGGCGAAATATGCACACGCAGCGTGACCATCGCCTTCAAGCAGACGCCCCTGAACGGCGCGGCGCGGCTGATGCGGGAAAACCATGTCGGCTGCCTCGTTGTGGTTGACGAGGTGGGTGGCAAGCGAATCGTGGTGGGCGTGCTCACCGACCGCGATATCGTGACCGCTGTGGTCGCCTCTGATCTCGACCCCAGCACGCTGCAAGTTGAGGACGTGATGAGCACCGACCTGGTCACCGCACGCGAGGACGACTCACTGATTGACCTGATGCACAGCATGCGCCGCAAGGGTGTACGGCGCGTTCCGGTGGTCGGCGAGCAGGACGAGTTGATGGGTGTGGTGACGCTCGACGATGTGCTGGACATCCTGGCGCAGGAACTGGGTTTGCTGGTGGCTGCCATCGACAGCGAGGGCCGGCGCGAACGCCAGATCCGAAAGTGA